Proteins from a single region of Desulfobacter postgatei 2ac9:
- a CDS encoding polysaccharide biosynthesis/export family protein has product MFKINSIKWFLGSFFVLCTACVCLAVAVAADSTQVSTNKDYKIGVGDVLRVTTWKEADLTFENVFVRNDGKITIPLLDDIQAEGRSTMELKKIIETRLAEFVEAPTVTVTLADPGSQKYYILGEVMGVGEYPLVKKLTVVQAFALAKGFTEWASKDEIILVRRENGKEQMIKIDYDDITDGELANDIQLKADDIIIVP; this is encoded by the coding sequence ATGTTTAAAATTAATTCAATAAAATGGTTTTTGGGTTCCTTTTTTGTGTTGTGTACCGCCTGTGTTTGTCTGGCAGTAGCTGTTGCGGCAGACAGCACTCAGGTATCCACCAACAAAGATTATAAAATTGGCGTTGGAGATGTCCTGCGAGTCACAACATGGAAGGAAGCAGATTTGACATTTGAAAACGTATTTGTCCGCAATGACGGTAAAATCACCATTCCTCTGCTGGATGATATCCAGGCTGAAGGCCGCTCCACAATGGAATTGAAAAAAATAATTGAGACTCGGTTGGCTGAGTTTGTAGAAGCACCAACAGTCACCGTCACGCTGGCAGACCCGGGAAGCCAGAAATATTACATACTTGGTGAAGTAATGGGTGTAGGTGAATATCCTTTAGTTAAAAAGCTGACCGTTGTACAGGCGTTTGCTTTGGCCAAAGGATTTACTGAATGGGCATCCAAGGATGAGATCATCCTGGTACGCAGGGAAAACGGAAAGGAACAGATGATCAAAATTGATTACGACGATATTACGGACGGTGAGCTGGCAAATGATATTCAGCTCAAGGCCGACGATATCATTATCGTTCCCTGA